TTACGACTCGCCATGGTGGCTCTCCTCCCTCGAAGAAAGCCACTAACTTAACACAGCGTATAAGGCGTCAGTTTACCGGACGGCTACGAAAGACCTGGAGAAGGAGAACGCCCGTCTGAAGCGTTTGCTGGCGGAGGCGGAATTGGACAAGGCGATATTGCGTGAGGCCGCCCACACTAACTTCTAAGCCCGCAGCGGAAACGGCAGATGGTAACTCACGTGGTGAAGCATCTGCAGGTGAGCCAGCGGCGGGCCTGTCGGGTATGGGGAAGAATTGAAGAAAACACTTGCCACTGCCACACTCATCCAAAAGAAGTCTGAATCGAATGATAAGTGAGCTGCATTGACTCAGATACGGCAAATACAGAACGTCCAGATTCAGGCTTGGGCAAATTGTGATCTGTTCAGCACGTATTTATGGCGGATTAGAATTTTAGTTCAGAATGGTCTTAGCAGGACAACCTAATTTGATCTCCGCGTCAGCAAGAATTACCCCATTAATTACCCCAAATAATTTACCCCAACATTTTACCCCAACCAATCATCAAAAATACTCTATAATTACCGTGATATTTAGTACTCCCGACAGGATTTGAACCTGTGACCTACGGTTTAGGAAACCGCCGCTCTATCCCCTGAGCTACGGGAGCGTATTGGTACATCCTAAGAAGGATGAATCGATTGGCAAACGGGTTCGCCAGTTACACCACGGTGACTGTGATCGTTACATCCACGTTGCCTTTGATGGCATTGGAATAGGGGCACAGTCCATGCCCGGCGGCAACGACTTTCTCGGCATCTTCCTGAGAAAGACCGCCTACCTCGGCGTTCAGTTTCACAGCCAGGCCGAAGCCATTGGGAATGCTGCCAATGGTCACTTCTGATTTGATGGCGAGCGTGGTCATGGGCAGCCTCATCTGCTTGGCCATGAATTCACAGGCACCGCCAAAGCAGGCAGCATAGCCTGCTGCAAAGAGATGTTCTGGAGTGGTCGTGCCGGGCTTACCAGGTCCGCCCATCGCTTTGGGAACAGAGAGGTTGACATCAACTAAGCCATCATCCGATTTGGTATTTCCATTGCGGCCACCCACAGCGGTGGCATGAGCGGTATAGAACGGTTTGAACTCTGGCATGGGTGCTCCTATTAAGTGCTGAGTGCTTAGTCCTGAGTGCTGAGTATGAAGTCGGAATGCTGAGTATTTGCGTCATCTTTCTCCCCTCTCCCCACCGGGGAGAGGGGTCGGGGGTGAGGGGATTATTACATGGCGAAGCCCAACGATGTTATGGCCGAAGTGCTTCTCGGAGTTTATTGGCTGCTTCAGTCATGGGCAGGCGTTCCTGTTTGCCATCGTCGCGGTAGCGGATAGTGACGCTTTGATCCTGCAGGGTCTGGCCATCAATGGTGAAGCAGAACGGCGTGCCGATCTCATCCTGACGGCGATATCGCCGGCCAATGGCTCCGCCGTCGTCGTACTGCACATTCCAATCACGTTTCAGCTCGCGATAGAGTTTCTCGGCAATCTCGGGCATGCCCTCCTTATTAACCAGTGGCAGGATGGCTGCCTTCACCGGGGCCAGGCGTGGATGAAACCGCATGACGGTGCGAATTTCGCCATCCATCGTGTCTTCGGAATATGCTTCGCAAAGGACAGCCAGTGTGAAACGATCAGCCCCGGCACTGGGCTCAATGACATGCGGGATGTAACGGAATTTGGCTTTCTCTTCCTGCTCCCGTTTCTTGTCGCCCTTGAAGGCTGATTTGTCATACATAGCCCAGGCTGCTTCATCAAAATAGGACAAGTCCTTGCCCGAATGCTGTTGATGCTGGGTAAGATCGAACGCACCACGATGTGCAACACCTTCCAGTTCCTGAGGCTCTTCGCTGAAGGGGAACAGGTATTCGATATCGGTGCATGCCTTGCTGTAGTGGGCGAGTTCTTTGTCCCCTTGTTCGCGTGGCCGCAACTTCTCCGACTTGATTCCGAGCTTGGTATACCACGCCTTGCGAACATCCCGCCAGTATTCGTACCATTTCATGGATGAATCAGGCGGGCAGAAGAATTCGATCTCCATCTGTTCAAATTCACGGGAGCGGAACGTGTAGTTGCGGGGGTTCACCTCGTTGCGAAATGCTTTCCCAACTTGTGCGATGCCAAATGGAGGCTTCACGCGACAGCTATCGACTACGTTCTTGAAGTTAGTGAAAATGCCTTGGGCGGTTTCGGGGCGAAGCCAGACTTTATTGGCTTCATCTTGTATAGCACCTGCGTGGGATTCAAACATCAGATTGAATGAACGTGGAGGTGTAAGGTCACCCCCGCATGCTCTATCCGGACATTTCTTTTGACCTTCATTTACTTCAGTTAATTTACGAGCGATTCGAAGAGGCTCAGATTTAAATGCCTTTCTTTGCGTATTTGAAAGTACGATGAGGTCCTGTGCTTCCTTCTTAGATTCAGCTTCGACAGTCATTACTAAAGTCGGAGAGTATGGGTTTTGTAAGTATGGAAGTACAGTGTCAAATATTTCCCTTTGAGCAAGTGCTTCCTCAAGTGAACTGATACTATCTTTGATGCCTAATCGGTCATACAGTTCTTTCTTTTTCGGAGCTTCAATCGCAAAATCGATAAGGTCCACTATCCACAATTTATCAGCCCGATATCGTTTCCGACATTTTAGGCAATCCACCATTGGGTCCGCAAACCCACTCGCATGCCCGCTCGCTACCCATACCTTCGGGTTCTGAATGATCGCCGAGTCTAAACCCACCATCACGATCTCTTCGCCGTCTGGCCCGGGGGGTGGGTTGCGGACCATGTCGTTCCACCAGGCATCCTTGATGTTCTTTTTCAGTTCAACGCCAAGCGGGCCGTAGTCCCAAAAGCCATTGATGCCGCCGTAGATTTCACTCGCCTGGAAGATGAACCCCTTGCGTTTGCACAGCGACACAATCTTTTCCATATCCATCGGCAGGTTCCTGAGTTAAGCTGATTTAGAGAGTATAGCTATCAGCAATCAGCTTTCAGCTATCTGATGTCCAACTCATCATAAAAATCGAAACTGGTTCAAGCGGCTGGTGTTACATTGCGATAGAACAAGGTGCGAAGGAAATTCCCATGCGAATGCCCAGACATCGAAGCCAGGTACTCTGTTTCGCACTGGGGTTCTTCGGCTTGCTGTTAGCCTTCTGTCTGTTCTCCAGTGCCGGACTAGCTGACTCACCCAAAACCTCTGCATCCGCCAGCCGCGATTACACCCCCATTGCCAGCCAACTCGATCAGATCATCGACAAAGCATTGGCGGATGCCAAGGTTACGGCATCTGCCCGTAGTGATGATGCCGAGTTTATCCGCCGGTTGTCCCTCGATCTGCGGGGCAGGGTACCGACAGCCGAACAGGTGGTAAGGTTCATCGCTGATAAGGATGTCAACAAGCGCCAGAAGCTGGTGGAAGATTTTCTCGATGATCCAGAATATGGCGAGCACATGGGCATCATCTGGTATCACCGGCTCGTCAAGAAAACGATGGATAACGCTCTTATCATCTCGTACAAGTTTCAGGATTGGCTGGAGAAAGAGTTCAATAAGAACACAACTTGGGACGAACTGGTCCGCAAGATTCTGATGGCTGAAGGCGAACGGGACGACAATCCTGCCACCGTGTTCTACCTCGCCCATTCCGAAGGGAACAAGCAGCCTGAAGTGCAGCCTGCCCGTGTGGTGGCTACCACTTCGCAGATGTTCATGGGCATCAAGCTGGAATGCTGCGAATGCCATAATCACCCATTTGATGATGGCCTGAAACAGAAAGACTTCTGGGGTGTAGCGGCATTTTTCAATGGCTTGCATGCCACGCACACAGCCAAACGAGATGAAGCTGTTCCTGGAATTGTGGAACGGTTTGCACAAGGCAGGCCACGGCGTAAAGTGCAGGATGGACAACGAGAACCTGCTCCCTTTGGTGAGATTGTTATCCCCGATACCAATGGCAAAACGGAAAAAGCCCGGTATCTGTTGGGTGATACACCCTCGCTCAGCAAATCCAAATCGCCACGATTGGCCTTTCTCGATTGGCTGACCTCCAAAGAAAATCCCTACTTCTCCCGCAGCATGGCAAACAAGATGTGGGCCAACTTCTTTGGCCGAGGCATTATTGAGCCTCTCGATGACATGCGGGATTTGAGCACTGCAACCCATCCCGAAGTTCTGGAGTTGTTGAGCAAAGAGTTTGCTGCATCAGGGTATGATGTCAAGCATCTGATTCGATGCATTGTCAACAGCCAGACTTATCAGCGAACGAGCAAGCCGCTACCGGGCAACAAAAGTGACAAGGTGCTGTATAGTCATGCCCCAATCAAGGTGATGACAGCAGATATGCTGTTTGATTCATTGCAGGTGGTGCTCAATCATACGCCTACTGAAGATGACAGGCCAGGCAAACGAGCCAAGATTGCACAACAGCAACGCAAGCGCCGAGGCACGCCACGTGAACAG
The DNA window shown above is from Planctomycetia bacterium and carries:
- a CDS encoding Ohr family peroxiredoxin — its product is MPEFKPFYTAHATAVGGRNGNTKSDDGLVDVNLSVPKAMGGPGKPGTTTPEHLFAAGYAACFGGACEFMAKQMRLPMTTLAIKSEVTIGSIPNGFGLAVKLNAEVGGLSQEDAEKVVAAGHGLCPYSNAIKGNVDVTITVTVV
- a CDS encoding glycine--tRNA ligase, producing MDMEKIVSLCKRKGFIFQASEIYGGINGFWDYGPLGVELKKNIKDAWWNDMVRNPPPGPDGEEIVMVGLDSAIIQNPKVWVASGHASGFADPMVDCLKCRKRYRADKLWIVDLIDFAIEAPKKKELYDRLGIKDSISSLEEALAQREIFDTVLPYLQNPYSPTLVMTVEAESKKEAQDLIVLSNTQRKAFKSEPLRIARKLTEVNEGQKKCPDRACGGDLTPPRSFNLMFESHAGAIQDEANKVWLRPETAQGIFTNFKNVVDSCRVKPPFGIAQVGKAFRNEVNPRNYTFRSREFEQMEIEFFCPPDSSMKWYEYWRDVRKAWYTKLGIKSEKLRPREQGDKELAHYSKACTDIEYLFPFSEEPQELEGVAHRGAFDLTQHQQHSGKDLSYFDEAAWAMYDKSAFKGDKKREQEEKAKFRYIPHVIEPSAGADRFTLAVLCEAYSEDTMDGEIRTVMRFHPRLAPVKAAILPLVNKEGMPEIAEKLYRELKRDWNVQYDDGGAIGRRYRRQDEIGTPFCFTIDGQTLQDQSVTIRYRDDGKQERLPMTEAANKLREALRP
- a CDS encoding DUF1549 domain-containing protein translates to MRMPRHRSQVLCFALGFFGLLLAFCLFSSAGLADSPKTSASASRDYTPIASQLDQIIDKALADAKVTASARSDDAEFIRRLSLDLRGRVPTAEQVVRFIADKDVNKRQKLVEDFLDDPEYGEHMGIIWYHRLVKKTMDNALIISYKFQDWLEKEFNKNTTWDELVRKILMAEGERDDNPATVFYLAHSEGNKQPEVQPARVVATTSQMFMGIKLECCECHNHPFDDGLKQKDFWGVAAFFNGLHATHTAKRDEAVPGIVERFAQGRPRRKVQDGQREPAPFGEIVIPDTNGKTEKARYLLGDTPSLSKSKSPRLAFLDWLTSKENPYFSRSMANKMWANFFGRGIIEPLDDMRDLSTATHPEVLELLSKEFAASGYDVKHLIRCIVNSQTYQRTSKPLPGNKSDKVLYSHAPIKVMTADMLFDSLQVVLNHTPTEDDRPGKRAKIAQQQRKRRGTPREQFRNFFHAEADDDAGVTEEYGHGIPQVLRLMNDDKMNDIGDIVKEMMSQSKTPEQMIQALYLRILSRYATSKEVERMKKYLKQDVIPARAYRDMFWALVNSSEFVFNH